A single window of Malus sylvestris chromosome 5, drMalSylv7.2, whole genome shotgun sequence DNA harbors:
- the LOC126620665 gene encoding uncharacterized protein At4g38062-like, whose amino-acid sequence MEDVYKELDDVKAEVERLKAEVRVKTELSDVLKKANTEQSIKFQEAKRENEKQAQELNVKLDEISQLRQASKTLQSCLLEKESSLRHLTCLHEKLRADNEKKLQKMEEENRELVSALDEATERKKELEQNFGASTKEIEGLKSLLSTTERKCFEADQKAREAKELRQRDDIIMGLEEENRNAQDQLKWKNEQFIHLEEAHRRLQAEFQSGKEEWERDKSALFEEISLLQTSLDSQTRILEGVQKLLEMCNQSLAHEESRRKFLEVEVSEFKSRYENVFARCEEERSKFDSLAVQRDEEIAKLRNSLSTKEALSKETEFRIVHLEQENRELRESVRELQEAQIRNCAPAALTKLRNKLRGLEQVHSNCSTNLKAKESELSLQIEKMKGDVNRHNSELKGREKQIQELQMELESCHSVIDVSNEEISVVLAIFKSELSEAYSNKSDAKTEIELCDRMDDKISLLQTQLEMKSSDLQNAHLKLEQEHEKAEILMKRIRSLELAEQHQVIMEEEIQQHKKMLEESSVHQLYMKEQFVQMEAEKQEFSLALEKANLELAEKIREANQLEFELQNWKSSAESLKLCCQENQEKCRQMENSLLAQAENEETLKHEKDMLITITKEKINKTEVLERKIVLLEATVASKNEEVEFFTQNTEYLISNAKEKDSCIENLQNDITRMEQEAMRREVEAAILASIDTEKYVGLEKDRLFKVMNEKDENIKVLQELASSLEQDLTSAFISSFSEVVENLVTVEKLTEDLKKAKHMTELEIEEKNMRIVDLEKEVSGLRKSLTNQEEALFTEKQQADELQALLEVNKLENGKLMGEQRRLEGIVKQLEFEKHVLFQDTTSLSKDREEVFVHFEEICDRMGDFTCEDVEMMNLLDTMLQRCKEEVKPATNLKVDNELYDSTYENANNSISVSARKLEAYSTGRSPLKEVNQRQL is encoded by the coding sequence ATGGAGGATGTATATAAAGAACTAGATGACGTTAAAGCAGAGGTCGAGAGGCTTAAGGCTGAAGTCCGGGTTAAGACGGAACTTTCCGATGTTCTGAAGAAAGCCAACACAGAGCAGTCGATCAAGTTTCAAGAAGCTAAGCGGGAGAATGAGAAACAAGCTCAAGAACTAAATGTCAAGCTTGACGAAATTTCTCAATTAAGGCAGGCTTCTAAAACCCTTCAGTCTTGTTTGCTTGAAAAAGAGTCGTCGCTTAGGCATTTGACTtgtttgcatgaaaaacttcgagCTGATAATGAGAAGAAATtgcagaaaatggaagaggAAAATAGAGAGTTAGTATCCGCCTTAGATGAAGCTACtgagagaaaaaaagagttGGAGCAGAATTTTGGTGCCAGTACTAAAGAGATTGAGGGCCTTAAAAGCCTCTTATCGACTACAGAAAGGAAGTGTTTCGAGGCAGATCAGAAGGCTCGAGAAGCCAAAGAACTGAGACAGAGAGATGACATCATAATGGGGTTAGAGGAGGAAAATAGAAATGCTCAAGATCAGTTGAAATGGAAGAACGAACAGTTTATACATCTTGAAGAAGCACATAGACGGCTCCAAGCTGAGTTCCAGTCGGGTAAAGAGGAGTGGGAGAGGGACAAATCAGCACTGTTTGAAGAGATCTCTTTGTTGCAGACAAGCTTGGATTCCCAAACGAGAATTCTTGAAGGTGTTCAAAAACTTTTGGAGATGTGCAACCAATCTTTAGCTCATGAAGAAAGCAGGAGGAAGTTTTTGGAGGTTGAAGTGTCCGAATTCAAATCACGTTATGAGAATGTGTTTGCCCGGTGTGAAGAAGAAAGGTCAAAGTTTGATAGCTTGGCTGTTCAAAGGGATGAAGAGATTGCTAAGCTAAGAAACTCACTGTCAACAAAAGAAGCACTCTCCAAAGAAACGGAATTTAGAATTGTTCACCTTGAGCAAGAGAATCGGGAATTGAGAGAATCTGTAAGGGAACTGCAGGAAGCTCAAATCAGAAATTGTGCCCCAGCTGCTCTAACAAAGCTACGCAACAAGCTTAGGGGCTTGGAGCAGGTACATAGCAACTGTTCAACAAATCTGAAAGCAAAAGAATCTGAATTGAGCCTCCAAATAGAGAAGATGAAAGGAGATGTAAATAGGCACAACTCTGAATTGAAGGGTAGAGAGAAGCAAATACAGGAGCTTCAGATGGAGCTAGAAAGCTGCCATTCAGTGATTGACGTTTCAAATGAAGAGATTTCAGTAGTACTTGCGATCTTTAAATCAGAACTCTCAGAGGCTTACTCCAACAAATCTGATGCAAAAACTGAAATAGAGCTGTGTGACAGAATGGATGACAAGATCTCTCTACTTCAAACACAGTTGGAGATGAAGAGCAGTGATTTACAAAATGCTCATCTTAAGCTAGAACAAGAACATGAGAAAGCAGAAATATTAATGAAGAGGATAAGGTCCTTGGAACTAGCTGAACAGCATCAGGTTATCATGGAGGAAGAGATTCAACAACATAAAAAGATGCTTGAGGAATCATCTGTGCATCAACTTTACATGAAAGAACAATTTGTGCAGATGGAAGCGGAGAAACAAGAATTTTCTTTGGCTTTAGAAAAGGCAAACCTTGAATTGGCTGAGAAAATTCGTGAAGCAAATCAGTTAGAATTCGAATTACAGAATTGGAAGTCTAGTGCCGAAAGCTTGAAACTGTGCTGTcaagaaaatcaagaaaaatgTAGACAAATGGAGAATTCACTTCTTGCACAAGCTGAGAATGAAGAAACCCTTAAGCATGAGAAAGACATGCTTATCACCATTACCAaagagaaaattaataaaactgaAGTTCTGGAGCGGAAGATTGTCCTTCTAGAAGCTACAGTTGCATCAAAGAACGAGGAAGTGGAATTTTTCACACAAAACACTGAGTACCTTATAAGCAATGCCAAGGAGAAGGATAGCTGcatagaaaatctccaaaatgATATCACGCGGATGGAGCAGGAGGCCATGAGAAGAGAGGTGGAAGCAGCAATTCTTGCAAGCATAGACACAGAGAAATATGTTGGACTAGAGAAAGACAGGCTTTTCAAGGTTATGAATGAGaaagatgagaatataaaaGTTCTCCAAGAATTGGCGTCGTCATTAGAGCAAGACTTGACAAGTGCATTTATATCGTCCTTCTCAGAAGTTGTAGAAAATCTGGTAACAGTTGAAAAGCTTACTGAAGATTTGAAGAAGGCCAAACATATGACAGAGCTAGAGATTGAAGAGAAGAACATGAGAATTGTTGATTTGGAGAAGGAAGTATCTGGTTTGCGGAAAAGTTTGACAAATCAGGAGGAAGCCTTGTTTACTGAAAAGCAACAAGCAGATGAACTTCAAGCATTATTGGAAGTCAACAAACTGGAAAATGGTAAACTGATGGGTGAACAGAGGAGGCTGGAAGGCATAGTCAAGCAGCTTGAGTTTGAAAAACACGTTCTTTTTCAAGACACCACAAGTCTATCAAAAGATAGGGAGGAAGTTTTTGTTCACTTTGAAGAAATATGTGATCGTATGGGTGACTTCACTTGTGAGGATGTGGAGATGATGAATCTTTTGGATACAATGTTACAAAGGTGCAAGGAAGAGGTGAAACCAGCAACTAATTTGAAAGTGGATAATGAGCTCTATGATTCTACCTATGAGAATGCAAACAATTCTATTTCGGTGTCAGCAAGAAAACTTGAAGCGTATAGTACTGGAAGATCACCACTGAAAGAAGTGAATCAGCGGCAGTTGTAA